The Lysinibacillus pakistanensis genome includes a window with the following:
- a CDS encoding RNA polymerase sigma factor, with protein MDKSLVKIEHLYDSYYLDVYHFALYYTNSREEAEDITQETFFKVMKQLDNLRDMDKVKTWILSIARNTAVDIHRREKVKRLLIEKLSWQPVLKEVSKPLEFIEKNEQWQIVQEALMTLKSHDRTIIICRMLKDYTIQETAEILGISEVKVRVDFHRAMTRLRKKVGRDD; from the coding sequence TTGGATAAGAGTCTAGTAAAAATAGAACATTTGTACGATTCTTATTATCTAGATGTGTATCATTTTGCGCTTTATTATACAAATAGTAGAGAAGAGGCGGAGGATATTACACAGGAGACATTTTTCAAGGTGATGAAGCAGTTAGATAATTTAAGGGATATGGATAAAGTAAAAACCTGGATATTGTCAATTGCACGAAATACAGCAGTAGATATACATAGAAGGGAAAAAGTAAAGAGACTTTTAATAGAAAAACTTAGCTGGCAGCCGGTATTGAAAGAAGTATCAAAACCTCTGGAATTTATAGAGAAAAATGAGCAATGGCAAATAGTACAAGAGGCGTTAATGACATTAAAATCACATGATCGAACAATCATTATTTGCAGAATGCTAAAAGACTACACGATTCAGGAAACCGCTGAAATTTTGGGCATTTCGGAAGTGAAGGTACGGGTTGATTTTCATCGGGCAATGACAAGGCTTCGAAAAAAAGTAGGGAGGGACGATTGA
- a CDS encoding DUF4132 domain-containing protein, which yields MTLSHEQKLQFQSKIDTAPSAIQPIATALLQYMDTRDYNIEQQIADLKISTLEELFTGPLIDVLTLFSSQERAQNIKKLALRYDTAMFQTGILRRSFRSAQPVQDHLFQCLQLIEEMLTFEEINLQELLTNHGQYEHGTYPNYSSYVMKQENIKVMPFNVFEQLLAEELSLQNPAIEEAIENILFDEHQSSFFGYPLIRGIFKSTNSRLHEALGKLLVAAARQEGLRQAIVENIDHGTLDAQLTIMKLIQEHQLTRFSSVIRAVDTWMGLGYNSFENQKITEEVLSLAIQAIENDNFTKELLQSERTIDIYVALWAISTKDYMQLDMVLPELLGRQKHVQLTTLAFLKNLGKTSFTAQYVKDIILTTKDIELFTFAWGNFLHVNNYINSEYARDNDWSKDLQTYMQENTQLQNIEYPLFNQLEWAKSEVSKDGLTIAGKPLSFVYAHISLEDIISTQIILAHHLQDEELFQRIIANADAYSPTSRIGLLNIYCLDNSTQGKRDFLFSSLRDRSSINRSLALKKIQLLTPTDHEILKIEDLLANKSGSLRKEAISLLKLQSQEKILQSAERLIQDKKQLKRLGGLELLLEASKEYHLSNEQITALCKTLPKVTATEQVLLDQLLTSDIPEYNEENGFGLYTPHPPIQYQNISNIDIKVDGEEAWKQLIPIYLQAQMPLEKFFDYDVHKLLAKLERLIQLIDVHAHYEYETYQWNDTLMTTTLGQDYNIIASKKENSKNASLDVHPIPEEIIQWIKEEKFSTEDLAYFNFYSNLSQYPAVHEISEAAHALIAPILNYAQIKEYIAKFNALKHEQTLDRIFTVLSQDLDNLSGEQELHKQAVELLEQHSQGFNVFEQAIGIMLQLLSQIPPEQWKLEVRDKGYYYYRSTSTIVDLDVIDAFVDRCFSGYTTYGEYVKMLAINEELTKRMQKEQYNPSVYNLSLFQYLDALQAGLFTQDHLFEAIFTNTLASEVLIAPNKLIEKYQKSFEDLSTLLAIREQAIKRILEIELKRGDIPTAVTKLASSISYIEGIDYFFKILQALDGEKLARGYIWQAETKKDVFSRLLANCYPKKEESAQQLKDAWEKTDISKERLIEAMMYNQHWIDLVSEVIGWEGLKESAWYFIAHTTDYLSDFAKDQIALFSSITSDDFRDGAFDLGWFQSAYQTIGAKNFKLVYDAAKYASEGANHRRAQLYADTAIGKLSPKPLMKEIQDKRNKDKLRALGLIPLKKSDEKDALIRYQFIQQFLKESKQFGAQRRASEARAASIALENLARNAGDGETTRFTWRMELSAFHEMKHLFEAQQIEHITAHLQIKDDADVEIIVTKDGKLLKNIPTALKKNTQVIALQEARKELKEQYKRARPALEQAMELETVFHAEELINLLKHPILAPLLQKLVFKSDVYIGMLTAEGIRLLSGDIISLAPTTTLKIAHPYHLLESGQWRQWQAYMFEHKIKQPFKQVLRELYVINEDEKGQKRSLRYAGHQVNPSQTVALLKTRGWQISYDEGPRKVYYKENIVASLYAQADWFTPAEIEAPAIEGVYFYNRLTGKSIVLDDIPAAIFSEIMRDIDLVVSVAHVGGVDPEASHSTVEMRSVIVEELTKLLKLTNVEVKKQHALIEGKLASYSLHLGSGVVHQMGGSMIPIIAVQAQHRGRIFLPMVDDDPRTAEIMSKLLLLSEDTKIKDPAILGHIRSYEQQR from the coding sequence ATGACACTTTCTCATGAACAAAAACTACAATTTCAAAGTAAAATTGATACCGCACCATCGGCTATTCAACCAATAGCTACAGCATTGCTTCAATATATGGATACACGTGATTATAATATTGAGCAGCAAATTGCTGATTTGAAAATCTCAACACTTGAGGAGCTATTTACAGGTCCACTAATTGATGTACTAACACTCTTTTCTTCACAGGAACGAGCACAAAATATTAAGAAGCTGGCATTACGTTATGATACAGCAATGTTTCAGACTGGTATTTTGCGTAGATCGTTTCGTTCCGCACAACCAGTACAGGATCACCTTTTTCAATGTCTACAATTAATTGAAGAAATGCTAACATTTGAAGAAATCAATTTACAGGAATTATTGACGAACCACGGTCAATATGAACATGGTACATATCCTAACTATAGCTCCTATGTGATGAAGCAAGAGAATATAAAGGTAATGCCATTTAATGTTTTTGAGCAATTGCTTGCTGAGGAGCTATCATTACAAAACCCAGCTATTGAGGAAGCTATTGAAAATATCCTATTTGATGAACATCAAAGTAGCTTTTTTGGCTATCCACTAATACGAGGGATTTTTAAATCAACCAATAGTCGCCTGCATGAAGCACTTGGAAAGCTATTAGTTGCGGCAGCAAGGCAAGAGGGGCTACGTCAAGCTATTGTTGAGAATATCGATCATGGTACCTTAGATGCACAGCTTACAATCATGAAGCTTATTCAAGAGCACCAGCTAACTCGCTTCTCCTCAGTTATTCGTGCTGTCGATACTTGGATGGGACTTGGCTATAATAGCTTTGAAAATCAAAAGATTACAGAGGAAGTCTTGTCATTAGCGATTCAAGCTATTGAAAACGACAATTTCACTAAGGAATTACTGCAAAGCGAACGAACAATAGATATTTACGTGGCACTCTGGGCAATTTCTACAAAAGATTACATGCAGCTTGATATGGTTTTGCCAGAGTTGCTAGGACGCCAAAAGCATGTCCAGCTTACAACACTTGCGTTCTTAAAAAATTTAGGAAAAACTTCCTTTACTGCACAATATGTCAAAGATATTATTTTAACAACAAAGGATATTGAGCTCTTTACTTTTGCTTGGGGGAATTTCCTCCATGTAAATAACTATATTAACAGTGAATATGCTAGGGATAACGATTGGTCTAAAGATTTACAAACGTACATGCAAGAAAATACACAGCTTCAAAACATTGAATATCCGCTATTTAATCAGCTCGAATGGGCAAAGAGTGAGGTTTCAAAGGATGGTCTAACAATTGCAGGAAAACCCCTATCTTTCGTATATGCGCACATATCTTTAGAGGACATTATTTCAACACAAATTATTTTGGCCCATCATTTACAAGATGAAGAATTATTTCAACGTATTATTGCGAATGCGGATGCCTACTCACCTACTAGCAGAATTGGACTTCTTAATATTTATTGCCTTGATAATTCTACACAAGGAAAGCGCGATTTTCTATTTAGCTCTTTACGAGACCGAAGCTCTATTAATCGTTCCCTCGCGCTCAAAAAGATACAGCTATTAACACCTACTGATCATGAAATTTTAAAAATTGAGGATCTTTTAGCAAATAAATCTGGCTCACTTCGTAAAGAGGCTATTTCTCTCTTAAAGCTACAGTCACAAGAGAAAATATTGCAAAGTGCCGAGCGACTTATACAAGACAAGAAGCAATTAAAAAGACTTGGTGGACTTGAGTTGTTATTAGAAGCCTCAAAAGAATATCACTTATCAAATGAACAAATTACAGCTTTATGCAAGACGCTACCAAAAGTTACTGCAACAGAGCAAGTGCTTTTAGATCAATTGTTAACAAGCGATATTCCAGAATATAACGAGGAAAATGGCTTTGGCTTATATACACCACACCCGCCTATTCAATACCAAAACATTTCTAATATTGATATCAAGGTAGACGGTGAAGAGGCATGGAAGCAGCTAATTCCAATTTATTTGCAGGCACAAATGCCACTTGAGAAATTTTTTGACTATGATGTTCATAAACTTTTAGCAAAGCTTGAGCGACTGATTCAATTAATTGATGTTCATGCTCATTATGAGTATGAGACATACCAGTGGAATGATACTCTAATGACAACAACCTTAGGACAAGACTATAACATTATAGCCTCCAAAAAAGAGAATAGTAAAAACGCTAGTCTTGACGTCCATCCAATACCTGAGGAAATCATACAGTGGATAAAAGAAGAAAAATTCAGCACAGAGGATTTAGCTTATTTCAACTTTTATAGTAATCTGTCTCAATACCCTGCTGTCCACGAAATTAGCGAAGCAGCACACGCTCTTATCGCTCCAATCCTTAACTATGCACAAATTAAAGAATATATTGCTAAGTTCAATGCGTTAAAGCATGAGCAAACACTGGATCGAATTTTTACTGTGCTTTCACAGGATTTAGACAATTTGTCTGGGGAGCAGGAGCTTCATAAACAAGCAGTCGAACTTTTAGAACAACATTCACAAGGGTTCAATGTTTTCGAGCAAGCAATTGGTATAATGCTTCAGCTGTTATCTCAAATACCACCTGAACAGTGGAAGCTCGAAGTAAGAGATAAGGGGTATTATTATTATCGTTCGACTTCCACTATAGTAGATTTAGATGTAATCGATGCCTTTGTTGATAGATGCTTCTCAGGCTATACGACGTATGGCGAATATGTCAAAATGCTCGCTATTAACGAAGAATTAACAAAGCGCATGCAAAAGGAACAGTACAACCCAAGTGTATATAATTTAAGCTTATTCCAATATTTAGATGCCCTTCAGGCAGGCTTATTCACACAGGATCATTTATTTGAGGCCATTTTCACGAATACATTAGCTTCTGAGGTATTGATAGCACCTAATAAATTAATCGAAAAGTATCAAAAGTCATTTGAAGATTTATCGACTCTTCTTGCTATACGTGAGCAGGCAATCAAGCGAATTTTAGAAATTGAGCTTAAGCGCGGCGATATTCCTACTGCCGTAACGAAGCTTGCAAGCAGTATATCCTATATAGAAGGTATTGATTATTTCTTTAAAATTTTACAGGCACTTGATGGAGAAAAGCTTGCTCGGGGCTATATTTGGCAGGCAGAAACGAAAAAGGATGTTTTCTCACGTCTTCTTGCAAACTGCTATCCTAAAAAAGAGGAATCTGCACAGCAGTTAAAAGATGCATGGGAAAAAACAGATATTTCAAAAGAGCGATTAATTGAAGCAATGATGTATAACCAGCATTGGATCGATCTAGTTAGTGAAGTAATTGGCTGGGAAGGCTTAAAAGAATCTGCATGGTACTTTATCGCCCATACAACCGACTACTTATCGGATTTTGCTAAAGATCAAATTGCCCTCTTCTCAAGCATCACTTCCGACGATTTCCGAGATGGTGCATTTGATTTAGGTTGGTTCCAAAGTGCCTATCAAACAATTGGTGCAAAAAATTTCAAGCTTGTTTATGATGCCGCAAAATATGCATCAGAAGGAGCAAATCATCGTCGAGCACAGCTTTATGCCGATACTGCAATTGGAAAACTCAGTCCAAAGCCATTAATGAAAGAAATACAAGATAAACGTAATAAAGACAAGCTTCGTGCACTTGGTCTTATCCCATTAAAGAAATCAGATGAAAAGGATGCTCTAATACGTTATCAGTTTATTCAACAATTTTTAAAGGAAAGTAAGCAATTCGGAGCCCAACGTCGTGCAAGCGAAGCACGAGCAGCAAGTATTGCACTTGAAAATCTAGCACGCAATGCTGGTGATGGAGAAACAACAAGATTTACATGGCGAATGGAGCTATCCGCCTTTCATGAAATGAAACATTTATTTGAAGCACAGCAAATCGAGCATATTACGGCTCATTTGCAGATTAAAGATGATGCTGATGTGGAAATTATCGTGACAAAGGATGGAAAACTTCTTAAAAATATCCCAACAGCATTGAAGAAAAATACACAGGTCATTGCATTACAAGAGGCACGAAAAGAGTTGAAGGAGCAATATAAACGAGCACGGCCAGCGCTTGAACAGGCAATGGAGTTAGAAACAGTCTTCCATGCTGAAGAGCTCATCAATTTATTAAAGCATCCGATCCTAGCTCCTCTTCTACAAAAGCTTGTCTTTAAAAGCGATGTGTATATAGGAATGCTCACTGCAGAGGGCATAAGGCTACTATCAGGTGACATCATTTCACTTGCACCAACGACAACATTAAAAATTGCCCATCCATATCACCTACTTGAAAGTGGTCAATGGCGTCAATGGCAGGCTTATATGTTTGAGCACAAAATAAAGCAACCGTTTAAGCAAGTGCTCCGTGAGCTATATGTGATAAATGAAGATGAAAAAGGGCAAAAAAGATCATTGCGCTATGCAGGACACCAAGTAAATCCATCTCAAACGGTAGCCCTTTTAAAAACAAGAGGCTGGCAAATTAGTTATGATGAAGGACCTCGTAAAGTGTATTATAAGGAAAATATTGTGGCCTCGTTATATGCACAGGCAGATTGGTTTACCCCAGCAGAAATTGAAGCGCCTGCAATTGAGGGTGTTTATTTCTATAATCGTTTAACTGGCAAAAGCATAGTCTTAGATGATATTCCTGCAGCAATTTTCTCTGAGATTATGCGAGATATCGATCTCGTTGTTAGTGTTGCGCATGTTGGTGGTGTAGATCCCGAGGCAAGTCATTCTACAGTTGAAATGCGTAGTGTGATTGTGGAAGAATTAACAAAGCTATTAAAACTTACAAACGTAGAAGTGAAAAAACAGCATGCTCTTATTGAAGGTAAACTTGCTAGCTATTCACTACATTTAGGTAGTGGTGTTGTCCATCAAATGGGTGGATCAATGATTCCAATAATCGCTGTACAAGCGCAGCATCGTGGACGTATTTTCCTACCAATGGTGGATGATGACCCTCGTACAGCCGAAATCATGTCGAAGCTATTACTACTAAGTGAAGATACTAAAATTAAGGATCCTGCCATTTTAGGGCATATCCGTAGCTATGAACAACAGCGTTAA
- a CDS encoding AAA family ATPase translates to MAIIKIKKIILHNLRNVRHGEISIAVNFESFLQANVVGLYGQNGSGKTTIVDAFSILKALISGWIAEVKLPVQEKRLVMAGEGKASIDFEFLVENQFGTFFVNYYVELQEDEHRLYTVHERLTYRENDKGKRTKILIAVTDDDVQLRNAKLTDLNEQARIQLLVVQQLARRQYMSFIFHKDLKPLLQEQLSELEMQLLQNIAIDFTQDFHVINNQNIAPLFEERIMPFSIHLERTRGLIPYDLKGPAVLPEETFYVLCEVVEQSNQVLSAIIPGLTIKINVITKQMMDSGAKGVRFEFLSKRGKRELPLRTESEGILKIISVLSLLIAVYNNPNACVVIDELDSGVFEYLLGELLTVIDEDGKGQLIFTSHNLRVLEVLAIKNLWFTTTNEDHRYIQLKGIKEVNNARDVYLRAIQLGGQDEEVYKETKSFKMKRAFRKAGVQHD, encoded by the coding sequence ATGGCAATTATCAAGATTAAGAAAATAATATTGCATAATTTACGAAATGTTCGTCATGGGGAGATTTCCATTGCAGTAAATTTCGAGTCATTTTTACAGGCCAATGTTGTAGGCTTATATGGACAGAATGGTTCAGGTAAAACAACGATTGTCGATGCCTTCAGTATATTGAAGGCACTAATTTCAGGCTGGATAGCAGAGGTGAAATTACCTGTACAAGAAAAACGCTTAGTGATGGCAGGAGAGGGTAAGGCTAGCATAGATTTTGAGTTTCTTGTGGAAAATCAGTTTGGTACATTTTTTGTCAATTATTATGTAGAGCTACAAGAGGATGAGCATCGACTATACACAGTACATGAACGACTTACGTACCGAGAAAATGACAAGGGTAAACGTACGAAGATATTAATTGCTGTTACAGATGATGATGTGCAGCTACGTAATGCTAAACTGACTGATTTGAATGAACAAGCACGTATTCAATTGCTAGTTGTACAGCAATTAGCTAGAAGACAATATATGTCATTTATTTTCCATAAAGATTTAAAGCCTCTATTACAAGAACAGCTTTCGGAGCTGGAGATGCAGCTTCTTCAAAATATAGCGATTGATTTTACTCAAGATTTTCATGTTATCAATAATCAAAATATCGCACCATTGTTTGAGGAGCGAATCATGCCCTTTAGTATCCATTTAGAGAGAACTAGAGGCTTAATACCATATGATTTAAAGGGACCAGCAGTATTGCCAGAAGAGACCTTCTATGTGTTATGTGAGGTTGTCGAACAAAGTAATCAAGTATTGTCAGCAATTATCCCAGGTCTGACCATAAAAATTAATGTTATTACGAAACAAATGATGGATAGTGGGGCAAAAGGGGTTCGTTTTGAATTTTTATCCAAGCGGGGAAAACGTGAATTACCGCTTCGTACGGAGTCAGAGGGGATATTAAAAATTATTTCTGTCCTTAGCTTGCTTATTGCGGTATACAACAATCCTAATGCATGTGTCGTTATTGATGAATTAGATTCTGGTGTTTTTGAATATTTGTTAGGTGAGTTGTTAACAGTGATAGATGAGGATGGAAAAGGTCAGCTTATCTTTACATCTCATAATTTACGTGTGTTAGAGGTGCTAGCCATTAAAAATTTATGGTTTACAACAACAAATGAAGATCACCGCTATATACAGCTAAAAGGAATAAAGGAAGTAAATAATGCTAGGGATGTCTACCTACGTGCTATCCAGCTTGGTGGTCAGGATGAGGAAGTTTATAAGGAAACAAAATCATTTAAAATGAAGCGTGCATTTAGAAAAGCAGGTGTGCAGCATGACTAA
- a CDS encoding methyl-accepting chemotaxis protein: protein MKKSKKQNMSISRKLTTVVISILLLFGLVNLGLSYYIVKNSNLKDMNQSLFDKGMILAKSIDLKTLQSVIKEPNASNPDVLRLTKEMDAINDHSDIITNLFLITVDGKNINAPVLSSSVLDFGAEYNQDMIAMGLSDDFLARIKEVFETKEATATSIYSDEYGSYKTGLTPILDENGTILAAYAIDYDVSMVTAKAMTEVSWILLVTIIFLIGSSIAVYTVLKRKLTPIQHLSLQSKKVADGNLELEPLPVISTDEVGLLTENFNSMIENLKAVIKSTTNVSARVSNTANVLSTNMQEATDSYNSVASSMQEIAGGADLQVQKAKESSITIEEMSIGIQRIAMTSNKISESSIQASEEAEKGNDSTNKSVAQMNAISKAVNQSAASVKMLGEHSGKIEEIVGIITGIASQTNLLALNAAIEAARAGEAGSGFAVVADEVRKLAEQSEASAREISTLISHIQHDTNTSVNVMMRAVEEVDNGLVMINDSEKSFSHILTSIHHVTGQIQELSATIEEMAAGMEEVTSAVKDMEDFSVSSRDNTRAVAETSSSQLNTVQRVSEEAQVLTDLSSELLNVVNTFVVK from the coding sequence ATGAAAAAAAGTAAGAAACAGAACATGTCCATCAGTAGAAAATTAACAACTGTTGTAATAAGTATTTTACTACTATTCGGATTAGTCAATCTAGGTCTTTCCTATTATATAGTAAAGAATAGTAATTTAAAAGATATGAATCAATCTCTTTTCGATAAAGGAATGATCTTAGCAAAGTCAATAGACCTAAAAACATTGCAATCTGTTATCAAGGAGCCTAATGCTAGCAATCCAGATGTTCTTCGTTTAACAAAAGAAATGGACGCTATAAACGATCATTCGGATATTATCACAAATCTATTCCTTATAACAGTCGACGGAAAAAATATAAACGCGCCGGTTCTATCTTCAAGCGTACTGGATTTTGGGGCAGAGTATAACCAAGATATGATAGCTATGGGCTTATCAGATGACTTTTTAGCGAGAATTAAAGAAGTCTTTGAAACAAAAGAAGCGACCGCTACGAGCATCTATTCAGATGAGTATGGTAGCTATAAAACAGGCCTTACACCAATTTTGGATGAAAACGGAACAATTTTAGCCGCATATGCAATTGACTATGATGTTTCAATGGTAACGGCTAAGGCGATGACAGAGGTATCATGGATTCTTTTAGTGACAATAATTTTCTTAATTGGTTCATCCATTGCTGTTTATACAGTTTTAAAAAGAAAATTAACACCGATTCAACATCTCTCCCTACAATCTAAAAAAGTGGCAGATGGTAATTTAGAGCTAGAGCCCTTACCTGTGATATCAACAGATGAAGTGGGCCTTCTTACAGAAAACTTTAATTCCATGATTGAAAATTTGAAAGCAGTTATTAAAAGTACTACAAATGTTTCAGCACGTGTTTCGAACACTGCCAATGTACTATCTACAAATATGCAAGAAGCAACAGATTCATACAATAGTGTAGCTTCATCGATGCAAGAGATTGCAGGGGGCGCTGATTTACAAGTCCAAAAAGCAAAAGAAAGCTCGATTACCATTGAGGAAATGAGCATAGGTATTCAACGAATTGCCATGACTTCCAACAAAATATCGGAATCTTCCATTCAAGCATCTGAGGAAGCTGAAAAAGGAAATGACTCGACAAATAAATCTGTGGCTCAAATGAATGCAATTAGTAAAGCAGTGAATCAATCAGCAGCATCCGTAAAAATGCTTGGCGAACATTCAGGAAAAATTGAAGAAATAGTGGGTATTATTACTGGTATTGCCTCCCAAACAAATTTACTGGCATTGAATGCAGCCATAGAAGCAGCACGTGCTGGAGAAGCTGGAAGTGGCTTTGCTGTTGTAGCTGACGAAGTACGCAAGCTTGCTGAGCAATCTGAGGCATCCGCTCGCGAAATTTCCACACTTATCTCACATATTCAGCATGATACAAATACATCTGTAAACGTGATGATGCGTGCTGTGGAGGAAGTGGATAATGGTTTAGTCATGATCAATGATTCTGAGAAGTCATTTAGTCATATATTAACTTCAATCCACCATGTTACTGGACAAATACAAGAACTATCCGCAACAATAGAGGAAATGGCAGCCGGCATGGAGGAAGTAACCTCCGCTGTAAAGGATATGGAAGATTTCTCTGTGAGTTCAAGAGATAATACACGAGCAGTCGCTGAAACTTCCTCTTCTCAACTGAATACCGTACAAAGAGTTTCTGAAGAAGCACAAGTATTAACTGATTTGTCCAGCGAATTATTAAATGTTGTTAACACATTTGTCGTGAAATAA